In Xylanibacter ruminicola 23, a single genomic region encodes these proteins:
- the pdxS gene encoding pyridoxal 5'-phosphate synthase lyase subunit PdxS: MTNERQALNRQLAQMLKGGVIMDVTTPEQAKIAEEAGACAVMALERIPADIRAAGGVSRMSDPKMIRGIQEAVTIPVMAKCRIGHIAEAQILQAIEIDYIDESEVLSPADNIYHIDKTKFDVPFVCGAKNLGEALRRIAEGATMIRTKGEPGTGDVVQAVSHMRLMQSEIRRLVSMSEDELYEAAKQLQAPYELVRYVHDNGKLPVVNFAAGGVATPADAALMMQLGAEGVFVGSGIFKSGNPRKRAAAIVQAVTNWQDAKLLAQLSEDLGEAMVGINEQEIQLLMAERGK, from the coding sequence ATGACAAACGAAAGACAAGCGTTAAACCGCCAGTTAGCTCAGATGCTGAAGGGTGGTGTTATAATGGACGTGACTACTCCCGAGCAGGCCAAGATAGCCGAAGAGGCTGGTGCCTGCGCTGTAATGGCCCTCGAACGTATTCCTGCCGACATCCGTGCAGCAGGAGGTGTTAGCCGTATGAGCGACCCTAAGATGATTCGTGGCATCCAGGAGGCTGTAACTATTCCCGTGATGGCCAAGTGCCGTATCGGTCATATTGCCGAGGCTCAGATCTTGCAGGCCATCGAGATTGATTATATCGACGAGAGCGAGGTGCTCAGCCCAGCCGATAACATCTATCATATCGATAAGACCAAGTTCGATGTGCCCTTTGTGTGTGGTGCCAAGAACCTTGGCGAGGCCCTGCGCCGTATTGCCGAGGGCGCTACCATGATTCGTACTAAGGGCGAACCAGGTACCGGCGATGTAGTACAGGCTGTGAGTCACATGCGCCTGATGCAGAGCGAGATCCGCCGATTGGTATCTATGAGCGAGGATGAGCTTTACGAGGCAGCCAAGCAGTTGCAGGCCCCTTACGAGCTGGTACGCTACGTACACGATAATGGCAAGCTGCCTGTGGTTAACTTTGCTGCTGGTGGTGTGGCTACCCCTGCCGATGCTGCGCTCATGATGCAACTTGGTGCCGAGGGTGTGTTTGTAGGTAGCGGTATCTTTAAGAGTGGCAACCCCCGCAAGCGTGCTGCCGCCATCGTACAGGCCGTAACCAACTGGCAGGATGCCAAGCTGCTGGCCCAGCTCTCCGAGGATCTTGGCGAGGCTATGGTAGGTATCAACGAGCAGGAGATCCAGCTCTTAATGGCCGAGAGAGGTAAGTGA
- the pdxT gene encoding pyridoxal 5'-phosphate synthase glutaminase subunit PdxT: MKAAVLALQGAFIEHEQVLQRLGVETVEIRQLKDWQKFVSSASPSLLGGVRGRLDGGRLLILPGGESTVQLRLLKELGLFEPIRQAIADGMPVLGTCAGMILLSQGYLGTMDIRVRRNAYGRQLGSFHTTGTVEGIGDDVPMTFIRAPYIEEVLSADCQPIAEVDGHIVAARQGNQIATAFHPELDSDTRLHQLLISLQ, translated from the coding sequence ATGAAAGCAGCAGTGTTGGCCCTGCAAGGGGCATTTATAGAGCACGAGCAGGTGCTGCAACGCCTAGGCGTTGAAACGGTGGAGATTCGCCAATTAAAGGATTGGCAAAAGTTTGTCTCCTCAGCATCCCCCTCCCTTTTGGGAGGGGTTAGGGGTAGGCTTGATGGGGGTAGGCTCCTCATCCTGCCTGGTGGCGAAAGCACCGTGCAGCTGCGCCTGCTCAAGGAGTTGGGGCTTTTCGAACCCATCCGCCAGGCCATTGCCGATGGCATGCCTGTGCTAGGCACCTGTGCTGGCATGATTCTGCTCTCACAGGGTTATCTGGGCACTATGGACATCCGTGTGCGTCGCAACGCCTACGGTCGCCAGTTAGGCAGTTTCCACACCACAGGCACTGTCGAAGGCATTGGCGACGACGTGCCTATGACCTTTATCCGTGCACCGTATATCGAAGAGGTGCTGTCGGCCGATTGTCAGCCGATAGCCGAAGTAGATGGCCATATCGTTGCCGCTCGTCAGGGTAACCAGATTGCCACGGCATTCCACCCCGAACTCGACAGCGATACCCGCCTGCACCAATTGCTTATTTCGTTACAATAA